Genomic DNA from Vanrija pseudolonga chromosome 3, complete sequence:
taaccccctaaccccctaaccccctaaccccctaaccccctaaccccctaagTCTGAAGCGAgcggcgcccgagccgctgcACGTCATACGGACAGGCCGAGGCGATACGCGCAGGGCCGAATGCCGTGCATCCAAGGCACTCTGCGTCGCGAGTCGAATTACACTCCCGACGACCCACCCCGGCATCACGCAATCCCGGCTTTGACGATTTCATTCACAGTGACGAGTCATCGGCATTGCCATGCCACGGCCACGTCTACTACACCCGCCGCGTTCACTTACGTGCGCACATCATCATGAGTACGgtcacgccgcgcccactTCTGCAAGGCCCTCCGCGCCCACCTCCGCGCGCACATCCTTGACCGCCTGCGCCAGGATCGTACAAATCGTGTCCATCTGCTCCTCGGTGCAGATTGCCGGCGGGCAGATCATAGcaatgtcgccgtcgccatcctcaCGCACGCCGGCCATGCCAAGCACCGTGATaccgagctcaagggcaCGCTGCTGGACAcgggcgccgagacgcggcTTAAAGTCCTTTTGCCCAGGtgccttgacctcgacggcccACATCAGGCCGAGGCCTCGGATGTCGGCGACAAAGTCGTCCAgcccggcgagctcgcggcgaAGAGTCGCGCCAATCTGCTTCTCTAGCGCGTAAATCTTGTCCGTGTAGttgccctcgacgaggatcTTTTGCACGGCGAGTGCAccagccgacgacacgccaAACGACGTATACGTGAAGCCATTGTTCCAGATCCCGCTGCCGTTGTGAATCGCGTCCATGATCTTGGGCGAGGCGAactggggtcagcgacgaggagTCGACGCACTCACCACCGCGGCAATGGGCACGTAGCCTccgccgagcgccttggccgtCGCGACAAGGTCGGGCTTGACACCTTCGCCGATGCGCCAGTAGGTGAACATCTTGCCGGTGCGCCACATGCCGCACATTCTGGAGTCAGCGGAGCCCAACACCACGACATCAACCGCCCAACAACAGTCTCCACACCACACCGGATGCCCCACTACGCCCGgcgcccacaccacccacacaccccggcccacacccacgcctcCGCCCCCACGCACCCACGCCCGCTCCCGCCTCCAATACACACGtccgccccccccccccccccccacacTCACATCTCGTCACACACCAACAACACGTCGTGCTTGTCACACACCGCCTTGATTTTGGTAAAGTAGGTCTTCGGCGGGAGCGCCGCACCGATCGACGTCGCAACCATCGGCTCGAACACAAACGCCGCGACAGTCTCGGGCCCAAGACGCCGAATCTCGGcatccagctcgtcggccagtCGAGTCGCATAGTCCGCCTCGGACTCGCCAGGTTGCCCGTCGTGCACGTAGTGCGCAGCCGACACCCAGGAGAACATGTCCTCGTTGACAAGCGACGCGAACGGCAGCCGCTTGATCGGATGCCAGCCGACGGACAGCGCCGCAATTGTGTTCCCGTGGTAGCTCATCTTGCGACCGATGAAGCGCCGCTTGGTCGTGTTCCCCTTCTCCCACCAGTACTGCTTTGCGAGCTTGAGACACGATTCGATACACTCGGAGCCACCGCCGACAAAGTTGACGCCGGCAAAGTCGCCCTCGCTGTGGTCGATGAGGAAGGAGGCCTAAGGTGAGCTCACCGTCAATCCCTACCACCTACGAGCCTCTCGGACGCCGAGTTGGAGTAGAACCCGGCGTAGATGTAACCACACCGGTCCATCTCGTCCTTGACCGCCTGGATGACCGTCTGGTTGCCAAAGCCAAGGATGGACACGGCTGCCCCACCCATGGCATCGATGACAACACTGCCATCCTCAAAGGTGACGTAGATGTTGTCGGTCTTGACTGCAACGGGCGACGGGTCGACCGTGCTGGGTCTCAGCTGTGCCATCCACCATCCACCCACCGGTACATGACCGCCTTGGTCCTCGAGCTCTCGGGCTTGAGGGGccgggcgaggccgagcttgggTGTGTCGACAGCAATAGGGGCCATGGTGATGGGGTGTAGCGGGTTGGTCGTTCAACATGTCGTGCTTATAAGTACCGGTGTGTTGCTGTcatgtgagtggtgtggaATGATAAGCCGCGGGACGTATCTCGGCTGTGGCGAAACAGgcacacgcgccgcgtcTGGGAGGAGGGTGTCGGTGTAGTCCGACACTTGGCCACCATCGCTGTGTTGGAGTGGACGCAACAGAACGTCGCCTGGTGCGATTGTGTTGCAGTCGAGAGAAGCAtgccggcggctgcgcgagTACACGGCGCTTAAGAGGTTGCCAGAGCGGTTGACCATTGATTGAGCAGAGGGTCTCCCGAACGCTCAGCGGAGCCCCCGACCACTTCCACCCGAAATGCCGAGGCACCCGACCACCACCTGACTACACCACCCCTGTGTTCGCACTCCTGCATCCTTCTCACTCACCTCCAGACCTCCTCTGCATCCTTCTCACCCATCCCCATCCCCCCTCCCCTGCATCGGTCTCACTTCTGACCCCACTAACCTGCCCGCGTGCacagcctcgacgccaaaACTCTACGCCAACCCACTCCAACGCCCACCCATGTGACAATTTAAGATGCCAAGACAACCCACGGCCATTCCAGCGGCCACCAGCGGCCAAAACGGCCATTCACCAtcgtcatcgccgcgccAACCTCGCACTCGACCATCTCGTCACGGGAAGGCTTGAGACCGCTTCTTTCAACCTTATCGCCCGTCTTTGCCGTCAACGACGTGGGTGCGTGGCCACCTGCGGGCATCGCGAAACGCACACTCCGACGCCCACTGTCACATGCAGCGGCGTCATTCAGATGCTTTGCCAGCGCAGCAGTTGACGTGGGCACTGTCGACCCACTATACATAAGCACCGTGGTGGCCAACAACTGCTACCTTCTTGCCCACTGACCATGCTCTTCCACAAGGTCCTCTCTGCCCTCCTCCTAGCAGCATCGGCCCTCTCATCGCCAgtccccgccgacggcgtggaaCTCGATGCTCGCGCCGACACCCCCACCCTTGCCCCACGGTACACTCCAC
This window encodes:
- the SPBC1773.03c_0 gene encoding putative aminotransferasec codes for the protein MAPIAVDTPKLGLARPLKPESSRTKAVMYRTVDPSPVAVKTDNIYVTFEDGSVVIDAMGGAAVSILGFGNQTVIQAVKDEMDRCGYIYAGFYSNSASERLASFLIDHSEGDFAGVNFVGGGSECIESCLKLAKQYWWEKGNTTKRRFIGRKMSYHGNTIAALSVGWHPIKRLPFASLVNEDMFSWVSAAHYVHDGQPGESEADYATRLADELDAEIRRLGPETVAAFVFEPMVATSIGAALPPKTYFTKIKAVCDKHDVLLVCDEIMCGMWRTGKMFTYWRIGEGVKPDLVATAKALGGGYVPIAAVFASPKIMDAIHNGSGIWNNGFTYTSFGVSSAGALAVQKILVEGNYTDKIYALEKQIGATLRRELAGLDDFVADIRGLGLMWAVEVKAPGQKDFKPRLGARVQQRALELGITVLGMAGVREDGDGDIAMICPPAICTEEQMDTICTILAQAVKDVRAEVGAEGLAEVGAA